A window of the Bufo gargarizans isolate SCDJY-AF-19 chromosome 1, ASM1485885v1, whole genome shotgun sequence genome harbors these coding sequences:
- the LOC122924909 gene encoding oocyte zinc finger protein XlCOF6.1-like — MMEEHQPLISQENPSSSSEENFLLSLNDKVEDEDIMQLSSRENLNVHPGLHSTALSYNLPNHEEPSPDQKDDEMLHCGKESTKKSSLSTYRKINIREKPYSCSECGKCFTKKSHFVRHRKSHPREMYKCSECGKCFKMKSNLIPHKRIHTGEKPYSCSECGKCFTTKSNLVIHERNHTGEKPYSCSECGKCFKVKSDLISHKRIHTGEKPYSCSECGKCFTNKSHLVIHERNHTGEKPYSCSECGKCFTDTSGLVRHERSHTGQKPYSCSECGKCFTQKSDLIRHERSHTGEKPYLCPECGKCFTQKSDLVRHKRSHTGEKPYSCSECGKCFRQKSDLVIHQRGHTGEKPYLCSECGKCFTQKSNLVAHQRFHTGKKPHSCSECGKCFTQKSNLVIHQKGHTGANFLKLNHSAGQRESV; from the exons atgatggaggagcaccagcctcttatatcacagg AAAATCCCAGTTCGAGTTCTGAAGAAAACTTCTTGTTATCACTAAATGATAAAGTAGAAGATGAAGATATCATGCAGCTCTCTTCAAGAGAAAACCttaatgtacatccaggacttcacagtacagCTCTATCATATAATCTCCCTAATCATGAGGAACCATCTCCTGACCAAAAAGATGACGAAATGCTTCATTGTGGTAAAGAGTCCACAAAAAAATCAAGTCTTTCTACATACAGAAAAATTAATATAAGAGAAAAGCCatactcctgttcagaatgtggaaaatgctttacaaaaaaatcacattttgttAGACATAGAAAAAGCCACCCAAGAGAGATGTAtaaatgttcagaatgtgggaaatgttttaaaatgAAATCAAATCTTATTccacataagagaattcacacaggagagaagccatattcatgttcagaatgtgggaaatgttttacaactaaatcaaatcttgttatacatgagagaaatcacacaggagagaagccatattcatgttcagaatgtgggaaatgttttaaagttAAATCAGATCTTATTtcacataagagaattcacacaggagagaaaccatattcatgttcagaatgtgggaaatgttttacaaataaatcacatcttgttatacatgaaagaaatcacacaggagagaagccatattcatgttcagaatgtgggaaatgttttacagacacATCaggtcttgttagacatgagagaagtcacacaggacagaagccatattcatgttcagaatgtgggaaatgttttacacaaaaatctgatcttattagacatgagagaagtcacacaggagagaagccatatttatgtccagaatgtgggaaatgttttacacaaaaatcagatcttgttagacataagagaagtcacacaggagagaagccatattcatgttcagaatgtgggaaatgttttagacaAAAATctgatcttgttatacatcagagaggtcacacaggagagaagccgtatttgtgttcagaatgtgggaaatgttttacacaaaaatcaaaTCTTGTTGCACATCAGAGATTTCACACAGGAAAGAAGCCacattcatgctcagaatgtgggaaatgttttacacaaaaatcaaatcttgttatacatcagaaagGTCACACaggagcgaatttcttgaaattgaATCATTCAGCAGGCCAAAGGGAAAGTGTTTAG